The genomic window TGACGGCGTGAAACGCCGGTTTGCCCTCGCGCCGGACATAATCTTCAGCGCGCGAGACATAGTCGATCATCAGGTCGTAGGCGTGTTTCGCCGTCTCGCCGAAGGTGAAGATGCCATGCTTGTCGAGGATCAGGGCGTCAGCCTCCGGTTTTGCCTCGAAGGCTTCCGCGGAGGCTTTGGCGAGCGCAAATCCCGGCATGATGTAGGGCACGAACGCAAACCGGCTGCCGAACGCGGCCTCGGCCAGCCGCGCGCTTTCAGCCTGGTCAACGATCGCCAGCACCGCCGTCGAATGGGTGTGATTGACGAATTTCTGCGGCAGGAAGGCATGCAGCAGCGTTTCCACGGAGGGATTGGGCGATGCGGGGTCGATCAGATTGGCGCGCTGGAGGGTGACCATATCCTCGTCCGAGAGCTTCTCGAAGGCGCGGGCCTTCAGCAAGGGGCGAAGCTTCACCGCCGGCAACCCGGCCGGCTCGATGGTTGCCATATCCCAGCCGCTGCCCTTGACGCAAAGCACCTCGAAACGCTCGCCGACAAGGTCGAACGCCTCGGTCTTGACCGAGGTGTTACCGCCGCCATGGAGCACCAGCCGCCGCTCGCCGCCCAGAAGACGGGTGGTATAGGCGCAAAGCGCGAGGTCTTCATTGACGCCTTCTGCGCCGTAGCGTTCGACCGCCGCTTTCGCCTCGGCATCGTGCCACAAATTTTCCATCGATCATCCTCCCTGAAGCCGCCGGCTTCGGTCTTCCTGCATTTCCGTTCGGTCTCTGGCGCTCAAGCCTTCCAAGCATCCATAAGCTGTTCGGCCATGGACCGCGTCACCACGAGGTGGGACACGAAACCGCCCCTGAGCGCTGCCTTCAACGCCTCGAATTTTTCGGGTTCCTGCACCACCATCAGCCGCTTGGGGATCTTGCGCACCGTGTCGAGATCGGCGGAGATGCAGCGGCGATTATGCTCGCAATCCATGATCGCGCCGTCGTGGTCGATCACCTGGCCGGCGATCACGCCGGCCGCGCCGTTTTCGCCAAGCGCCTCGATTGCTTCTGCGGAAAGAGCGCCGCATTTCACCAGATGGCTGTCTGCGGCAATGCCGCCGACCGAATACAGAACCAGGTCGCATTCGCCGATCATCGCCATCTGCTGGTGAATGATCTCCTCATTGCGCAGTTGGGCGCAAAGGGCCTCGGTGCTCAGCACCAGCGGGGCGTAGAAGTTGATCCCTTCCGCGTTCAGCCGCCGCGCTATTTCGGTGGTGCACTGGTCGGGGCGGTAATTGTAGGGCGCGCCCAGATTGCCGCAGAGCTGGATAACGGTGACGCCCTGCAGATCGGCAAACGGCATGGCATCGGCGATATGATAGACGGTCCGACCCCAGGCGACGCCGACCTTGTCGCCCTTGTTGATCAGTCCCTGGAATACCGCTGCCGCAACGACCGGCATTTCGGTTTCCGGGTCGAGCGCCTGGCGATCCTCCGGGACGATCCAGACCGCATCCAGCCCCAGCGTATCCTCGAGTTCACGCGCCAGTACGTCATCGGCGAAGAGTTCGGTCGAGGTGGAGATGGTGACGATGCCCATCTCGCGGGCGCGGCGCAGATACATGGCGACCGAAGCCCGCGATATGTCGAGCTGTTTCGCCACCTCGTCCTGGCGCAGGCCATGGGTGTAATAGAGCCAGGCGGCTTTGTGGAGAATGCGGTCGCTCGGTCGGATCAGCATGGGTTCCCGTCGCTACTTGGACATTGTTCATGTCCGGTGAAATAAGTGAACTTGCCCGTTTCGCCGCCACACCGCAAGCAGGCCGGGAATGCTCCGTCGCCCTGCCGGTTATGTCGCCCTGACCGTTTCGGCAAGGCGTCGGCAGGCATCCGCCAGCGTTGCGCGCTCGCGGATCAGCGCGCCGCCGATCAGGTAGATGACGTCATTGCCGTAGGCCGCCCGCATTTCCGGCACGCGCTCGAATGTCATGCCGCCGCCGGGTGCAGGCAGGATCGGCTTCAGGGATGAGAATGCCTCAGAACAGCCATCGACGATCGACAGGCATTCCTCCCGCGAAAATCCGAAGCGCCCGCCGAAATTGGGATAAACGGCGGCGTCCATGCCCATCAGCCGCTGAAGCGTACCGAAATAGAAGCGATGGGAGAAACCGCAGTCGCCGCCAACGACATTGGCCCCGGAAAAGGCCGGGTGCGAAATCACCGGCAGGCCGAAATCCTTGTCCGCCGCCAATTGCCGCGCGACATCATAGCCGGCAAGCGCTGGCGCCAGCATGACGCCGCCCGCGCCCTTTTCCTTCGCCTCATAGGCGCGTTCGATCGTTTGCCCGTTCTGTGCGGTGATGTTGGGAATGAAGCGGGTTCTGAACCCGGTTTTCGCATTGGCCTCGCCGATCGCCTCGACGCAGGCCGCAAGCCTTTCGGAAAACGGCGCGGTCTTCTGGTCCACAAGACCGTGATCGTCCTTGACGAAATCCATGCCGCCAAGCGCAAAATCACGGGCAAGCGCAGCCAGATCGGCGGTCGCAAGACCGACCGGCTTGATCGCCGACATCAGCAGCGGACCGCCGGAAACCCCGGCCAGATCGTACAAACCGTCGCGCCCGAAGCGCGGGCCGGGCGTGATCGCGTCCAGCCCGGCGCACGGCTTCATCCAAACGAGCCTGGTCTTTTGCAGGATCGAGGAATTGCCGAAAAGCACGTTCAGAAGCTGCAGGAAGTCGCCGCCCGCATCATCGAGACTGTAGGAAATCTCGGCCACATAGCCGCCTTCCGCCGCCTCCAGCGCTTCAAGCCTGCCGAGGATTTCATCCTCGACATAGCCGGCGGGCACGATATCGCGCGGGATTTCCACCGTCTGCTCGACCGTGATGTTGAGCGCGCGCTGTTTCGCGGTCTCGAAATCGGTGTCGGAGATCAGGTAGCCCGCCGAAAACCGCTCCGCCATCAAAGCGCCTCCGCTTTTTCAGCCGAGTGCACAGCGTCGAGGCGCACGGATTGAAGCTCATCATCGGTGATCGCCAGCTTGCGGCCGAGCACGTCCTCGATCGCGGCCACCAGCGCGCCGGCGTCGAGCCCGTATTTTTTCATCAGATAGGGCTTGGACGCGCCATGGGCGAAGGTGTCGTTGAGGCCGAGACGCCGGAGTTTCACCCCAAGGCCTTCTTCGGCGATGATTTCGGCCGCAATCGTCCCAAGGCCGCCGGTAATGATGTGGTTTTCAAGCGTGACCACGCCCTTCTTGCCGCGGACAGCCTCCACGAACGTGTCGCGGTCGAAGGGCTTCAGCGTCGAGGCATGCAGGTGGTGAACGCCGACGCCGTGATCGGAAAGCGCTGCCGTTGCCCGCAGCGCCTCTTCCGTGCACACGCCCGATGTCAGCACCAGAACATCGTCGCCCTTGCTCAGGGTGCGCAGCCTGTTGAATTCGAACGGGGTCGAAAACAGCCGCGGCACCTGGCCGCGCAACACGCGGACATAGACCGGGCCGTCGATACTGTCGGCAACTTCGAGCACGGTTTCAACCTCGGTCGCGTCGCCGGTTTCCAGCACCGTCATGTTGGGAATGGCGCGCATCACCGCGATATCCTCGATCGCCTGATGGGTGATCCCGCCGGGGGTGGTGATGCCGGGCAGGAAACCCATCATCCGCACCTTGCGGTTGGAATAGGCGATCGAGTTGATCAACTGGTCATAGGGGCGGCGATAGAGGAACACGGCGAAGGTGTGGATGAAGGGGCGATAGCCCTGCATCGCGAGGCCGCCGGCGAATGACAGCATGTTCTGCTCGGCCATACCCATCG from Martelella sp. NC20 includes these protein-coding regions:
- a CDS encoding sugar-binding transcriptional regulator, whose translation is MLIRPSDRILHKAAWLYYTHGLRQDEVAKQLDISRASVAMYLRRAREMGIVTISTSTELFADDVLARELEDTLGLDAVWIVPEDRQALDPETEMPVVAAAVFQGLINKGDKVGVAWGRTVYHIADAMPFADLQGVTVIQLCGNLGAPYNYRPDQCTTEIARRLNAEGINFYAPLVLSTEALCAQLRNEEIIHQQMAMIGECDLVLYSVGGIAADSHLVKCGALSAEAIEALGENGAAGVIAGQVIDHDGAIMDCEHNRRCISADLDTVRKIPKRLMVVQEPEKFEALKAALRGGFVSHLVVTRSMAEQLMDAWKA
- a CDS encoding RuBisCO large subunit C-terminal-like domain-containing protein; this encodes MAERFSAGYLISDTDFETAKQRALNITVEQTVEIPRDIVPAGYVEDEILGRLEALEAAEGGYVAEISYSLDDAGGDFLQLLNVLFGNSSILQKTRLVWMKPCAGLDAITPGPRFGRDGLYDLAGVSGGPLLMSAIKPVGLATADLAALARDFALGGMDFVKDDHGLVDQKTAPFSERLAACVEAIGEANAKTGFRTRFIPNITAQNGQTIERAYEAKEKGAGGVMLAPALAGYDVARQLAADKDFGLPVISHPAFSGANVVGGDCGFSHRFYFGTLQRLMGMDAAVYPNFGGRFGFSREECLSIVDGCSEAFSSLKPILPAPGGGMTFERVPEMRAAYGNDVIYLIGGALIRERATLADACRRLAETVRAT
- a CDS encoding transketolase family protein — translated: MADIVNRPYATAFETFATARPEVMCLSADLTSSCEVDGFRDRHPDQFLSMGMAEQNMLSFAGGLAMQGYRPFIHTFAVFLYRRPYDQLINSIAYSNRKVRMMGFLPGITTPGGITHQAIEDIAVMRAIPNMTVLETGDATEVETVLEVADSIDGPVYVRVLRGQVPRLFSTPFEFNRLRTLSKGDDVLVLTSGVCTEEALRATAALSDHGVGVHHLHASTLKPFDRDTFVEAVRGKKGVVTLENHIITGGLGTIAAEIIAEEGLGVKLRRLGLNDTFAHGASKPYLMKKYGLDAGALVAAIEDVLGRKLAITDDELQSVRLDAVHSAEKAEAL